One part of the Desulfonema ishimotonii genome encodes these proteins:
- a CDS encoding AAA family ATPase, translating into MLTKLSIKGFKSLADVEVDLGQVNVFVGANGSGKTNFLEAVGFAGELAGDEVNPGSLWKRGGRPVPLPRYYSLFDNVRTSNPVRINLDFLYKQTSSELKFELDTNGLPHLEPSGDKTSEILFIGLLGTYSIFSPNTSVLRGLTPDSAQRKPIGINGGRLAEAVEDLLDLENEMFGSMDLDDLIELLDWVDNIAIVPPSRELVADNVPTLRSIIRFTDRWMHKEQNQFSAYEASEGALYVLFALVLAMHPDAPHLFAIDNFDQAMHPRLARATTRLFCRELLKHDPPRQALLTTHNPLVLDGLDLGDDRIRLFAVERDSNGATQVHRVRVSEKVLKSSAEGGAGLSLSRLWLMGRLGGVPDIF; encoded by the coding sequence ATGCTGACAAAACTTTCCATAAAAGGATTCAAATCCCTGGCCGATGTCGAAGTTGACCTGGGGCAGGTGAATGTGTTTGTCGGCGCAAACGGCAGCGGAAAGACGAATTTTTTGGAGGCGGTGGGGTTTGCAGGCGAACTTGCCGGGGATGAAGTTAATCCGGGCTCTCTGTGGAAAAGAGGGGGACGCCCGGTTCCTTTGCCTCGCTATTATTCACTTTTTGATAACGTCAGGACTTCGAATCCGGTTCGGATAAACCTCGATTTCTTATACAAACAAACGTCCTCCGAACTTAAGTTCGAACTTGATACAAATGGCCTTCCCCACCTGGAACCTTCCGGCGATAAGACTTCGGAAATTCTTTTCATCGGCTTATTAGGCACATATTCGATTTTTTCACCGAATACCAGCGTCCTGCGGGGCCTTACCCCTGATTCGGCTCAACGGAAACCCATTGGTATTAACGGTGGCCGTCTGGCCGAAGCAGTTGAAGATCTGCTCGATCTTGAAAATGAAATGTTCGGCTCGATGGATCTGGATGACCTGATTGAACTGCTGGACTGGGTGGACAATATCGCCATTGTGCCGCCCTCCCGTGAGCTTGTGGCTGACAATGTGCCCACACTTCGCAGCATTATCCGGTTCACCGACCGGTGGATGCACAAGGAACAGAATCAGTTTTCAGCCTATGAGGCCAGTGAAGGCGCGTTGTACGTCCTGTTTGCGCTGGTGTTAGCGATGCACCCGGATGCGCCGCACCTGTTTGCCATTGACAATTTTGATCAGGCCATGCATCCGCGACTGGCACGGGCAACAACGCGGCTCTTCTGCCGGGAGCTTCTGAAACATGACCCGCCGCGCCAGGCATTGCTGACCACCCACAATCCGCTGGTGCTGGACGGGCTGGATCTGGGAGACGACCGCATCCGGCTGTTTGCGGTGGAACGGGATTCGAACGGGGCGACTCAGGTTCACCGGGTCCGGGTCTCTGAAAAAGTGCTGAAGTCATCAGCCGAGGGCGGCGCAGGATTATCGTTGTCCAGACTCTGGCTTATGGGACGTCTGGGCGGTGTGCCGGATATCTTTTAG
- a CDS encoding anaerobic ribonucleoside-triphosphate reductase activating protein produces MIFGGLQKNSFIDYPGKISCVLFTSGCNFDCPYCHNPDLVRGCRDCPRFLGEKTVYDFLEQRRGCLDGVVISGGEPTLHDDLIGLCERVKKMGYPVKLDTNGSRPEVVRELIDRELVDYLAMDIKTDPMKYSPLIRKKGDPASIFSSIRLIMNSGIPYEFKTTCVRPLVDEQIIENICHLIQGARLYALQQFHEADVLHPEFFDRDDCLLSHDALTGFKAIADEWVETCIVR; encoded by the coding sequence ATGATTTTCGGAGGCCTGCAAAAGAATTCGTTTATCGACTATCCGGGAAAGATCAGCTGCGTGCTGTTCACATCCGGGTGCAATTTTGACTGCCCGTACTGCCACAACCCGGATCTGGTGAGGGGATGCCGGGACTGCCCCCGCTTCCTGGGGGAGAAGACAGTTTACGATTTCCTGGAACAGCGCAGGGGCTGCCTGGACGGGGTGGTCATCTCCGGCGGTGAGCCGACCCTGCACGATGACCTGATCGGGCTCTGTGAGCGGGTCAAAAAAATGGGGTATCCGGTCAAGCTGGACACCAACGGCAGCCGGCCCGAAGTGGTCCGGGAGCTGATCGACAGGGAGCTGGTCGATTATCTGGCAATGGACATCAAAACCGACCCCATGAAGTATTCGCCGCTGATCCGGAAGAAGGGCGACCCTGCGTCGATCTTCTCCAGCATCCGGCTCATTATGAACTCCGGGATTCCCTACGAGTTCAAGACCACCTGTGTCCGGCCCCTGGTGGATGAACAGATTATTGAGAACATCTGCCACCTGATTCAGGGCGCACGGCTTTACGCCCTCCAGCAATTCCACGAGGCCGATGTGCTCCATCCCGAATTCTTTGACCGCGACGACTGCCTCCTGTCCCACGACGCGCTGACGGGCTTCAAGGCCATTGCCGACGAGTGGGTGGAAACCTGTATCGTGAGATAA
- a CDS encoding ABC transporter ATP-binding protein, which yields MLKLKNINTFYGNIQALRDVSIDISEGEIITLIGANGAGKTTTLMSISGIVPPRSGEIRFMGAPIHQSRPDDIVRQGLCHVPEGRRIFPYLTVAENLDMGAFLRNDKEGIRRDTEYIFELFPILAERRNQAGGTLSGGEQQMLAISRALMAQPRLLLLDEPSLGLAPLVIRQIFDIIRKINQESNTTIFLVEQNANLALQVAHRGYVMENGKITLTDSAQALLANEDVKKAYLGM from the coding sequence ATGCTTAAACTGAAAAATATCAACACGTTTTACGGAAATATCCAGGCCCTCAGAGATGTCAGCATCGACATTTCGGAGGGCGAGATCATCACCCTGATCGGGGCCAACGGGGCCGGGAAAACCACCACCCTGATGTCCATTTCCGGAATTGTCCCCCCCCGCAGCGGCGAAATCCGGTTTATGGGCGCGCCAATCCACCAAAGCCGCCCGGATGACATCGTGCGGCAGGGCCTTTGCCATGTGCCCGAAGGCAGGCGGATCTTTCCCTACCTGACGGTTGCGGAAAATCTGGATATGGGCGCATTTCTGAGAAATGACAAAGAGGGCATCCGGCGGGATACGGAGTATATTTTCGAGCTGTTTCCGATTCTGGCCGAGCGCCGTAATCAGGCGGGCGGAACCCTCAGCGGCGGCGAACAGCAGATGCTCGCCATCTCCAGGGCACTGATGGCCCAGCCCAGGCTGCTGCTGCTGGATGAACCGTCCCTGGGGCTGGCCCCCCTGGTGATCCGCCAGATCTTTGACATCATCAGAAAAATCAACCAGGAGAGCAACACCACCATCTTTCTGGTGGAACAGAACGCCAACCTCGCGTTGCAGGTGGCGCACCGGGGATATGTGATGGAAAACGGGAAAATCACGCTCACCGATTCGGCCCAGGCGCTTCTGGCCAACGAGGATGTGAAAAAAGCCTATCTGGGCATGTAA
- a CDS encoding ABC transporter ATP-binding protein has translation MSDKILDVRQMTMDFGGLRALDHVDLDVAAGEIVALIGPNGAGKTTFFNCITGIYTPTAGDVIISPAGKAPERINGLKPNLVTARGMARTFQNIRLYKNMTVLENVMIGRHCRTRTGVIGAIFRGPRTRREEQEIVDDSYDILKKIGLEQHVNELACNLPYGEQRRLEIARAMATHPFLIMLDEPAAGMNPQETRDLTDLINRIRDEEGISLLLIEHDMKLVMKLSERIFVLDYGKKIAEGTPEEIKNNPVVIKAYLGEDADA, from the coding sequence ATGAGCGACAAAATACTTGACGTAAGACAGATGACTATGGATTTCGGCGGGCTGCGCGCCCTGGATCACGTTGATCTGGATGTGGCCGCAGGGGAGATCGTTGCCCTGATCGGGCCCAACGGGGCGGGCAAGACCACCTTCTTTAACTGCATCACCGGTATTTACACGCCCACTGCCGGCGATGTGATCATTTCGCCGGCCGGCAAAGCGCCGGAACGGATCAACGGGCTCAAGCCCAATCTCGTCACCGCACGGGGCATGGCCCGGACCTTTCAGAACATCCGGCTGTACAAAAACATGACCGTGCTGGAAAACGTGATGATCGGACGCCACTGCCGCACCCGGACCGGGGTCATCGGTGCCATTTTCAGAGGCCCCCGGACCCGGCGCGAGGAACAGGAGATCGTGGATGACAGCTATGATATTCTGAAAAAAATCGGTCTGGAACAGCATGTGAACGAGCTGGCCTGTAATCTGCCCTATGGTGAGCAGCGCCGACTTGAGATCGCAAGGGCCATGGCGACCCACCCCTTCCTGATCATGCTGGATGAGCCTGCCGCAGGCATGAACCCGCAGGAGACCCGGGATCTGACAGACCTGATCAACCGCATCCGGGACGAAGAGGGGATCTCCCTGCTGCTCATCGAACATGACATGAAGCTGGTGATGAAACTCTCGGAACGGATTTTCGTGCTGGACTACGGCAAAAAGATCGCCGAGGGCACACCGGAGGAGATCAAAAACAACCCGGTGGTCATCAAGGCATATCTGGGGGAGGACGCCGATGCTTAA
- a CDS encoding ABC transporter permease subunit, with amino-acid sequence MITVEELKKSFVICLWFVFLTFPLMVIRVNPIEGVVEWRWLNMVLIAAGSFFGSMLWRYMLERKEMGQKAAEFGEEQKPPFSQRLSEDRKIYMPALTALSVFALIFPFIFSVYQTNIMITALMYVVLGLGLNIVVGLAGLLHLGYAAFYAVGAYTFGLLFAHYGLGFWVALPCGMILAALFGILLGFPVLRLRGDYLAIVTLGFGEITRLVLENWNEFSYGPSGIANIPRPGFFGIKLSLEVATQYTYFLVIALALLTIFVVNRLQNSRIGRALVAMREDEIACQAMGIDITRVKMTAFALGSTWAGMMGVVFAAKTTFINPASFTFMESAMVLSIVVLGGMGSILGVIIGATILILLPEYLREVGEYRMLLFGALMVVMMVFRPQGIIANVRKTYRLTVGHEK; translated from the coding sequence ATGATTACAGTAGAAGAACTCAAAAAGTCGTTTGTCATCTGTCTGTGGTTTGTCTTCCTGACCTTTCCCCTCATGGTCATCCGCGTCAACCCCATTGAGGGGGTCGTGGAATGGCGATGGCTCAACATGGTGCTGATCGCCGCAGGCAGCTTTTTCGGCTCCATGCTCTGGCGTTATATGCTTGAGCGAAAGGAGATGGGCCAGAAGGCCGCCGAGTTCGGAGAAGAACAAAAGCCCCCGTTCTCCCAGCGCCTGTCGGAGGACCGGAAGATCTACATGCCCGCCCTGACCGCTCTCAGCGTGTTTGCCCTGATTTTCCCCTTTATCTTCTCGGTCTATCAGACCAACATCATGATCACGGCCCTGATGTACGTGGTGCTGGGCCTGGGGCTGAACATCGTCGTGGGACTCGCGGGCCTGCTCCACCTCGGATACGCCGCCTTTTACGCCGTGGGCGCATACACCTTCGGGTTGCTGTTCGCCCACTACGGCCTCGGCTTCTGGGTGGCCCTGCCCTGCGGCATGATTTTGGCGGCCCTGTTCGGCATTCTGCTCGGCTTCCCGGTCCTGCGGCTCCGGGGCGATTACCTCGCCATCGTGACCCTCGGCTTCGGGGAGATCACCCGGCTGGTGCTGGAGAACTGGAATGAATTTTCCTACGGCCCCAGCGGCATCGCCAACATCCCCCGGCCCGGATTTTTCGGCATAAAACTCTCCCTGGAGGTGGCGACCCAGTACACCTATTTCCTGGTCATCGCCCTGGCCCTGCTCACGATTTTCGTCGTGAACCGGCTTCAGAATTCCAGAATCGGCCGCGCCCTGGTCGCCATGCGGGAGGATGAGATCGCCTGCCAGGCCATGGGCATCGACATCACCCGCGTCAAAATGACCGCCTTTGCCCTCGGCTCCACCTGGGCCGGGATGATGGGCGTGGTCTTTGCGGCCAAGACCACCTTCATCAACCCGGCCAGCTTCACCTTCATGGAATCGGCTATGGTACTCTCCATCGTGGTACTGGGCGGTATGGGCTCCATACTGGGGGTCATCATCGGCGCGACCATACTGATCCTGCTGCCGGAATACCTGCGGGAAGTGGGCGAATACCGGATGCTCCTCTTCGGCGCGCTCATGGTGGTGATGATGGTCTTCCGACCCCAGGGCATTATCGCCAATGTCCGCAAAACCTACCGCCTGACCGTGGGTCATGAAAAATAA
- a CDS encoding ribonucleoside triphosphate reductase — MFETIRKRDGRVVEFDSSKITTAITKAGNATGEFGERDAKKLTIRVLTLAHEMHFGPVPGVEEIQDIVERVLLESPFFMTAKAYILYREQHNQLRQITTQAHVDLVEDYIRKLDWKIRENSNMCYSLQGLNNYISSDVTSEYWLNRIYPPEIRNVHKNGDIHIHDLSLLSVYCVGWDLKDLLMQGFRGVEGKVESAPPRHLRSALGQVVNFFYTLQGEAAGAQAISNFDTLLAPFVRHDGLDYTEVRQAIQEFVFNINIPTRVGFQTPFTNITMDLYVPGILKDHPVIIGGQEQAETYADFQPEMDMINMAFAEIMMDGDAKGRVFTFPIPTYNITADFDWDNPNLDMIWQMTGKYGIPYFSNFVNSDMSPEDARSMCCRLRLDNRELLKRGGGLFGANPLTGSIGVVTINLPRIGYLAKDEAGFFDRLKEMVTLAKESLIIKRKVLENFTEKNLYPYSKFYLRDVKSGTDRYWSNHFSTIGVIGMNEALLNFMGKDVGSPEGRDFAVRAMDYIRDMIAGIQEETGDMFNLEATPAEGTTYRLAMLDRKRFPDIITASDNDECSRDDVYYTNSSQLPVNYTDDIFEMLALQDELQTKYTGGTVLHIYLGEQVNNVETVKNAIRKISGNYRLPYFTLTPTFSVCPVHGYLSGEQSTCPVCQGETEVYSRVVGYLRPIRQWNNGKQSEFEKRKNFSVA, encoded by the coding sequence GTGTTCGAGACCATAAGGAAACGCGACGGAAGAGTTGTGGAGTTCGATTCATCCAAAATCACAACGGCCATTACAAAGGCCGGGAACGCTACCGGTGAGTTCGGGGAAAGGGACGCTAAAAAACTGACGATCCGGGTGCTGACCCTGGCCCACGAAATGCACTTCGGTCCTGTTCCGGGAGTAGAGGAAATACAGGATATCGTCGAAAGGGTTTTGCTGGAATCCCCGTTCTTTATGACCGCCAAGGCCTATATCTTATACAGAGAACAGCACAATCAGCTCAGACAGATAACCACCCAGGCCCATGTCGATCTGGTGGAGGACTATATCCGCAAGCTGGACTGGAAGATCAGGGAAAACAGCAACATGTGCTACTCTCTCCAGGGGCTGAACAACTATATCTCATCGGATGTCACATCGGAATACTGGCTCAACCGCATCTATCCGCCTGAAATCCGCAACGTCCACAAAAACGGCGATATTCACATCCATGACCTGAGCCTCCTGTCGGTCTATTGTGTCGGATGGGATCTGAAAGACCTCCTCATGCAGGGCTTCCGGGGCGTCGAAGGCAAGGTGGAAAGCGCGCCGCCCCGTCATCTGCGCTCGGCCCTGGGCCAGGTCGTCAACTTCTTCTACACCCTTCAGGGCGAGGCGGCCGGTGCCCAGGCCATCTCCAATTTCGACACCCTGCTGGCCCCCTTTGTCCGGCATGACGGACTTGATTACACAGAGGTCCGCCAGGCGATTCAGGAGTTCGTCTTCAACATCAACATCCCCACACGGGTGGGTTTTCAAACGCCTTTTACTAATATTACTATGGACTTATACGTCCCCGGCATCCTAAAGGATCATCCCGTCATCATCGGCGGACAGGAGCAGGCTGAAACCTATGCCGATTTCCAGCCGGAGATGGACATGATCAACATGGCCTTTGCCGAGATTATGATGGACGGAGATGCCAAGGGCCGGGTCTTCACCTTTCCCATTCCGACCTACAACATCACGGCGGATTTCGACTGGGACAACCCCAACCTGGATATGATCTGGCAGATGACGGGCAAATACGGCATTCCCTATTTCTCCAATTTCGTCAACTCGGACATGTCGCCGGAGGACGCAAGGTCCATGTGCTGCCGGCTCAGGTTAGACAACCGCGAACTGCTCAAGCGCGGCGGCGGCCTGTTCGGCGCCAACCCCCTGACCGGCTCCATCGGTGTTGTCACCATCAACCTGCCCCGCATCGGTTATCTGGCAAAGGACGAGGCCGGATTTTTCGACCGTTTGAAAGAGATGGTGACGCTGGCAAAGGAGAGCCTTATCATCAAGCGCAAGGTTCTGGAAAATTTTACGGAAAAGAACCTCTATCCCTATTCCAAGTTCTACCTGCGGGACGTGAAGAGCGGCACGGACCGATACTGGTCCAACCACTTCTCCACCATCGGCGTTATCGGCATGAACGAGGCGCTGCTCAACTTCATGGGTAAGGATGTCGGCTCCCCGGAAGGGCGTGATTTTGCCGTCCGGGCTATGGATTATATCCGTGATATGATCGCCGGGATTCAGGAGGAGACCGGGGATATGTTCAACCTGGAGGCCACACCGGCGGAAGGCACCACCTACCGGCTGGCCATGCTGGACCGGAAGCGCTTCCCCGACATTATCACCGCCAGCGACAATGACGAATGCAGCCGGGACGATGTCTACTATACCAACTCCTCCCAGCTGCCGGTCAACTACACAGACGATATCTTCGAGATGCTGGCGCTTCAGGACGAGCTTCAGACCAAATACACCGGCGGAACCGTGCTGCACATCTATCTGGGCGAGCAGGTGAACAATGTGGAAACGGTCAAAAACGCCATCCGCAAGATATCCGGCAATTACCGGCTCCCCTATTTCACCCTCACCCCCACCTTCAGCGTCTGCCCGGTCCACGGGTATCTGAGCGGCGAGCAATCCACCTGTCCGGTCTGTCAGGGCGAGACCGAGGTCTACTCAAGGGTGGTGGGCTATCTGCGACCGATCCGGCAGTGGAACAACGGCAAGCAGTCGGAGTTTGAAAAACGGAAGAACTTCAGCGTGGCGTAA
- a CDS encoding HAD family hydrolase, with protein MNAKALVVDLDGTLLHAEAAAIPVRGRSGYRYMSRTSAALLTDLSHLVPVVIATGRNARSVDRLVAQLGQIPFSGFVMENGLIARQRVCRDNIPEDPWADLFERLPGWERLAGYESCLGMIFPPDMADPEAVVRDALACLGLTAHIYRERHKLFVYPFPASKLAGIEALNFDPFIVLGDEINDMDMLRAGAYPGTIASAHQRVRQYIREAGSYCSPSASHAGTEDLLRWAGAIARKNCPAGAEFSVNHRN; from the coding sequence ATGAATGCAAAGGCATTGGTTGTAGATCTCGACGGAACCCTGCTTCATGCCGAAGCGGCGGCGATTCCGGTCCGGGGGCGGTCCGGGTACCGGTATATGAGCCGGACCTCGGCAGCGCTGCTGACGGACCTCAGCCATCTTGTGCCGGTCGTGATCGCCACAGGGCGCAATGCCCGGAGCGTTGACAGGCTGGTGGCGCAACTGGGGCAGATTCCCTTTTCGGGCTTTGTGATGGAAAACGGCCTGATCGCCCGGCAGCGGGTCTGCCGGGACAACATCCCGGAAGACCCGTGGGCCGATCTCTTTGAACGGCTTCCCGGCTGGGAGCGGCTGGCCGGATATGAAAGCTGTCTCGGCATGATATTCCCGCCCGATATGGCGGACCCCGAAGCCGTGGTGCGGGATGCGCTGGCCTGCCTGGGGCTGACGGCGCATATCTACCGGGAGCGTCATAAACTTTTCGTGTACCCCTTTCCCGCCAGCAAGCTGGCCGGAATTGAGGCTTTAAATTTCGACCCGTTTATTGTATTGGGAGACGAGATCAACGATATGGATATGCTCCGGGCCGGGGCATATCCGGGAACCATCGCATCCGCCCACCAACGGGTCCGGCAGTATATCCGGGAAGCCGGGAGCTATTGTTCCCCGTCCGCCTCCCATGCCGGAACAGAGGATTTACTGCGATGGGCCGGGGCGATCGCCCGGAAGAACTGCCCGGCCGGGGCCGAATTTTCTGTAAATCACCGTAACTGA
- a CDS encoding branched-chain amino acid ABC transporter substrate-binding protein, producing MMKRFGKLLLATAISAAMVFTASGNVFAEDTIRFGVAGAHSGDLASYGLPTVKAAEMVIEAANAKGGVLGKKVELLVEDDVCKPEVATNTATKLTSQGVHVVLGHICSGATKSALGIYKDKKIITMSPSATNPALTQSGDYPNFYRTIAPDDAQAHLEVDFAINTLGLKKLAVLHDKGDYGKGLAEFAKQFIKDGGKAEVVLYEGVTPGAVDYSAVVQKIKRAKADGVIFGGYHPEASKIVMQMRKKKIKIPFISDDGVKDDTFIKVAGKYAEGVYATGPRDTTGNPLAQAAIEGHKTKYGKEPGAFFLNAYSAALALLNAIEKAGSTNYDAISKALRTEFVETPLGKIRFDDRGDAIGIGFSMYQVKDGQYAELK from the coding sequence ATGATGAAGCGTTTTGGAAAATTGTTACTCGCAACTGCCATCAGCGCGGCAATGGTCTTCACCGCATCCGGAAACGTTTTCGCGGAAGATACAATCAGGTTCGGCGTTGCCGGTGCCCACAGCGGCGACCTCGCCTCCTACGGTCTCCCCACGGTAAAGGCGGCTGAAATGGTGATCGAGGCTGCCAACGCAAAGGGTGGTGTTCTCGGTAAAAAGGTGGAGCTGCTGGTGGAAGACGACGTGTGCAAGCCCGAAGTGGCGACCAACACGGCCACCAAGCTGACCTCCCAGGGGGTCCATGTGGTTCTCGGCCATATTTGCAGCGGGGCCACCAAATCCGCCCTGGGCATTTACAAAGACAAGAAGATCATCACCATGTCCCCCTCTGCCACCAATCCGGCCCTCACCCAGAGCGGCGATTACCCCAATTTCTACCGCACCATCGCCCCGGATGATGCCCAGGCCCATCTGGAAGTCGATTTTGCCATCAATACCCTGGGGCTGAAAAAGCTGGCGGTGCTGCATGACAAAGGCGATTACGGCAAAGGTCTGGCCGAGTTCGCCAAACAGTTCATCAAAGACGGCGGCAAGGCCGAGGTCGTGCTGTACGAAGGCGTCACCCCCGGGGCAGTGGATTACTCCGCCGTGGTCCAGAAGATCAAACGCGCCAAGGCCGACGGCGTCATCTTCGGCGGTTACCATCCCGAAGCCTCCAAGATCGTCATGCAGATGCGCAAGAAAAAGATAAAAATCCCCTTCATCTCCGATGATGGCGTAAAAGACGACACCTTCATCAAGGTTGCGGGGAAATACGCCGAGGGCGTTTATGCCACCGGCCCCAGAGACACCACCGGCAACCCCCTGGCCCAGGCCGCCATCGAAGGACACAAGACAAAATACGGCAAAGAGCCGGGGGCGTTCTTCCTGAACGCCTACTCCGCCGCGCTGGCCCTGCTGAACGCCATTGAAAAGGCGGGCAGCACGAATTATGATGCCATCTCCAAGGCCCTCAGGACCGAATTTGTGGAAACCCCTCTTGGAAAGATCAGATTTGACGACCGGGGCGATGCCATCGGCATCGGTTTCTCCATGTATCAGGTAAAAGACGGCCAGTATGCCGAGCTGAAGTAA
- a CDS encoding branched-chain amino acid ABC transporter permease: protein MDFEYFFELLLGGLTRGSIYALIALGYTMVYGIIELINFAHGEIYMIGAFTALIIANVLTMMGLNHVAVLLLATVIAVIYSAAYGFTIEKIAYKPLRHAPRLSPLISAIGMSIFLQNYVLLAQTSDFLPFPSLIPEFDFMEPISHIISSAEMVILVTTAVTMVLLTVLIKFTKIGKAMRATAQDRSMAMLVGINVNRVISITFVIGSSLAALGGVLIASHIGMINFYIGFIAGIKAFTAAVLGGIGSIPGAVIGSLVLGCTESFATGYVSSDYEDVFAFALLVLILIFRPSGILGRSTTQKV, encoded by the coding sequence ATGGACTTTGAATATTTTTTTGAACTTTTATTGGGCGGCCTGACCCGCGGCAGCATTTACGCGCTGATCGCTCTGGGCTACACGATGGTGTACGGCATTATCGAGCTGATCAACTTTGCCCACGGTGAGATTTACATGATCGGCGCATTCACGGCCCTGATTATCGCCAATGTGCTGACGATGATGGGCCTGAACCATGTGGCGGTCCTGCTGCTGGCAACGGTTATCGCGGTGATCTATTCGGCAGCCTACGGGTTTACCATTGAGAAAATCGCGTACAAGCCGCTCCGTCACGCCCCCCGGCTTTCGCCGCTCATCAGCGCCATCGGCATGTCCATCTTTCTCCAGAACTATGTCCTCCTTGCCCAGACCTCCGATTTTCTCCCGTTTCCGAGCCTGATCCCGGAGTTCGACTTTATGGAGCCGATTTCCCACATTATCAGTTCGGCGGAGATGGTGATTCTGGTGACAACCGCGGTGACAATGGTGCTGCTGACCGTTCTGATCAAATTTACCAAAATCGGCAAGGCCATGCGGGCCACGGCCCAGGACAGAAGTATGGCCATGCTGGTGGGTATCAATGTCAACCGGGTGATCTCCATCACCTTTGTGATCGGCTCCTCACTGGCGGCCCTGGGCGGGGTACTCATCGCCTCCCACATCGGGATGATCAACTTCTACATCGGGTTTATCGCGGGCATCAAGGCCTTTACCGCCGCCGTTCTGGGCGGCATCGGCAGCATTCCGGGCGCGGTGATCGGTTCCCTGGTGCTGGGGTGTACCGAGAGCTTTGCCACCGGCTACGTCTCCAGCGACTACGAAGATGTGTTCGCCTTTGCCCTGCTGGTGCTGATCCTGATCTTCAGACCGTCGGGCATCCTGGGGCGCTCCACCACCCAGAAGGTGTAA
- a CDS encoding LEA type 2 family protein: MYRKTAVLSAMTVLLLWGCVTVRELIDEPEIEFTGMSLRSVSLLEATPVFRFRLTHTNPMGINVKNIAYNLKINNKKFVKGVSAQTVRLRPAGSGELELPITFNYLDLFESVAEFRYTDTVRYDLSGIVSIGPFSLPYQTGGEFDIPTLPGVSLRAIRVTDLSFPRASLVLDMELKNANAFAVRPSSLSYVCKLEGKELLRGRIPKLPAIAESGNTRVEIPVTVDLFKLEQSVYRIVKGRSAAYEISGSMAFDAAGGGQRRFPFKAAGRVPLRH, from the coding sequence ATGTACCGAAAAACAGCGGTTCTTTCAGCCATGACGGTTTTGCTCCTGTGGGGATGTGTTACGGTTCGGGAGCTGATTGACGAACCGGAAATCGAATTCACGGGGATGTCGTTGCGGTCGGTGTCTCTCCTTGAGGCCACGCCGGTGTTCAGGTTCAGGCTGACCCACACCAACCCCATGGGGATAAATGTTAAAAATATCGCCTACAACCTGAAGATCAACAATAAAAAATTCGTAAAGGGGGTTTCGGCCCAGACGGTGCGCCTCAGGCCTGCCGGTTCGGGCGAACTGGAATTGCCCATCACCTTCAACTATCTGGACCTGTTTGAGTCCGTGGCAGAATTCCGGTATACGGATACGGTGCGGTATGACCTGTCCGGTATCGTCAGCATCGGCCCCTTCTCACTCCCCTATCAGACCGGCGGAGAATTCGATATCCCGACCCTGCCCGGGGTATCCCTGCGCGCCATCCGGGTAACGGACCTCTCCTTTCCCCGCGCGTCCCTGGTCCTTGATATGGAACTGAAAAATGCCAACGCCTTTGCCGTCCGCCCCAGCTCCCTCAGTTATGTGTGCAAACTGGAGGGCAAAGAGCTGTTGCGGGGCCGTATTCCCAAGCTTCCTGCCATTGCGGAGAGCGGAAATACGCGGGTGGAGATTCCGGTGACGGTCGATCTGTTCAAACTGGAGCAGTCCGTGTACCGGATCGTAAAGGGGCGCTCTGCGGCTTATGAGATCTCCGGGAGCATGGCATTTGATGCGGCCGGCGGGGGGCAGCGGCGTTTTCCGTTTAAAGCCGCCGGCAGGGTTCCCCTGCGCCACTGA